Proteins from a genomic interval of Haemophilus parainfluenzae T3T1:
- a CDS encoding phosphodiester glycosidase family protein, whose translation MSALAEYRTFNDGNVTYGIFQAKPEEVQLHWKDSEGNDYQSLTRLKNALEDSYNVKMVMNAGIYSMNNVPAGLWIEQGKELNALNTKSGKGNFHVQPNGVFAIAGNKPYILTTAAYQKSKLKPDLALQSGPMLIIHGKMNPQFRASLESYHKRNAVCLTKQNELLFLMTIKGEPNLYTLSQGLLKIGCYDALYLDGTISNWYIPGQFNTLHWKRFVGMISVLDVNKK comes from the coding sequence GTGTCAGCCCTAGCTGAATATCGAACCTTTAATGATGGCAATGTTACTTACGGGATTTTCCAAGCTAAACCAGAAGAAGTGCAGCTACATTGGAAAGATTCTGAGGGTAACGATTATCAAAGTTTAACGCGCCTCAAAAATGCCTTAGAAGATAGCTATAACGTGAAAATGGTGATGAATGCGGGCATTTATAGTATGAATAATGTGCCTGCGGGGTTATGGATTGAGCAAGGAAAAGAGCTTAATGCGTTAAATACAAAATCAGGCAAAGGTAACTTCCATGTACAGCCTAATGGGGTATTTGCCATTGCTGGAAATAAACCCTATATTTTAACAACTGCTGCGTATCAGAAAAGCAAACTCAAGCCAGACCTTGCTTTGCAATCAGGCCCGATGTTGATTATTCATGGAAAAATGAATCCGCAATTTCGAGCAAGCCTAGAAAGCTATCATAAGCGTAATGCAGTGTGTTTAACGAAGCAGAATGAATTACTGTTCTTGATGACGATAAAAGGTGAGCCAAATCTTTATACATTGAGTCAAGGTTTGTTAAAAATTGGTTGCTATGATGCTTTATATCTTGATGGAACCATTTCTAATTGGTACATTCCAGGGCAATTTAACACCTTGCATTGGAAACGTTTTGTTGGAATGATCTCCGTTCTTGATGTGAACAAAAAATAG
- the hemA gene encoding glutamyl-tRNA reductase translates to MTLLVLGINHKTASVAVREKVAFSEEKRQLALQQIHQQDLAESAVILSTCNRTEIYLHHRQISPQECKQWQTNCINWFANIHQLSVDELNKSIYTHQNQQAANHLMRVACGLDSLILGEPQILGQVKQAFQISEDYYQAANIPLSSTLSRLFQKTFATAKRVRTETNIGESAVSVAYAACSLARQIFESLRELQILLVGAGETIELVSRHLLRHGVKKLMIANRTLSRAEQLVETLASNTLIEVYSLDELQTALNQADIVISSTGSPNVLITKAMAEIAEKARQFKPTLMVDIAVPRDIDENVSELESVYHYTVDDLQDIIQRNLSQREQASEQAQDIITQECTDFFEWLKVHQFSNLIRHYRDEAENTRQELLEKALHQIQQGENAEKILQELSYKLTNKLIHAPTQTMQAMMKSGNAEGLHAFSNALHLTHPLNEKND, encoded by the coding sequence ATGACCCTTCTTGTTCTAGGCATTAATCATAAAACAGCTTCTGTCGCTGTTCGTGAGAAAGTCGCTTTTTCTGAAGAAAAGCGGCAGCTTGCCTTACAACAAATTCACCAACAAGATTTGGCAGAAAGTGCGGTTATTCTTTCTACCTGTAACCGTACAGAGATTTATCTTCACCATCGTCAAATTTCACCCCAAGAGTGTAAACAATGGCAAACGAACTGTATAAATTGGTTTGCTAACATTCATCAGCTTTCTGTCGATGAATTAAATAAAAGTATTTACACACATCAAAATCAACAAGCAGCGAATCATTTAATGCGCGTGGCGTGTGGTTTGGATTCATTAATTTTGGGTGAGCCGCAAATTTTAGGACAGGTGAAACAAGCCTTCCAAATCAGTGAAGATTATTATCAAGCGGCGAATATTCCACTTTCAAGCACGCTTTCTCGCTTATTCCAAAAAACCTTTGCAACGGCAAAACGTGTTCGTACTGAAACCAATATTGGTGAAAGCGCTGTATCGGTGGCTTATGCGGCTTGTAGCTTGGCGCGTCAGATTTTTGAATCTTTACGTGAATTACAAATTTTGCTTGTTGGGGCAGGGGAAACTATTGAATTGGTAAGCCGTCATTTATTACGCCACGGCGTAAAAAAATTGATGATTGCTAACCGCACTTTATCTCGCGCTGAACAGTTGGTGGAGACTTTGGCCTCCAATACGCTGATTGAAGTATATTCTCTCGATGAGTTGCAAACAGCACTAAATCAAGCGGATATTGTTATCAGCTCAACAGGCAGCCCAAATGTTTTAATCACCAAAGCGATGGCTGAAATTGCGGAAAAAGCACGCCAATTTAAACCGACTTTGATGGTGGATATTGCGGTGCCGCGTGATATTGATGAAAACGTCTCGGAATTAGAAAGTGTGTATCATTACACCGTGGATGATTTGCAAGATATTATCCAGCGTAATCTTTCTCAACGTGAGCAAGCATCAGAGCAAGCGCAAGACATCATTACACAAGAATGCACGGATTTCTTTGAGTGGTTGAAGGTTCATCAGTTCTCCAATTTGATTCGTCATTATCGTGATGAGGCGGAGAATACTCGCCAAGAATTACTCGAAAAAGCCTTACACCAAATTCAACAAGGTGAGAATGCTGAAAAAATTCTGCAAGAATTGAGTTATAAATTAACGAATAAACTCATTCATGCGCCAACCCAAACTATGCAAGCCATGATGAAATCTGGTAATGCGGAAGGCTTGCACGCTTTTTCCAATGCTTTGCATTTAACCCATCCTTTAAATGAAAAAAACGATTAG
- the gloB gene encoding hydroxyacylglutathione hydrolase, with protein MLVPIPALNDNYIWLYRRENFPVIVIDIPEITRLIPYLESHKLGVEAVLLTHNHDDHVQGVAAFKQYYPNVPVFGPTECADKGATNIVDSGVINTAHYHIEVLPSGGHTAGHVSYLVDGHLFCGDALFSGGCGRVFTGDFTQMFETMQRFNQLPNETVVCPAHEYTLGNLAFAETVLADKSAVKNQRVLVERYRAEGKPSLPTTIELEKQINPFLQAKNLDEFTQWRLAKDNF; from the coding sequence ATGTTAGTTCCTATTCCTGCACTCAATGATAACTATATTTGGCTTTATAGACGAGAAAATTTCCCCGTAATTGTGATCGATATCCCAGAAATAACGCGTTTAATTCCATATTTAGAATCCCATAAGCTAGGCGTAGAGGCGGTGTTATTAACCCATAATCACGATGATCATGTGCAAGGTGTCGCGGCGTTTAAGCAATATTATCCCAATGTGCCAGTTTTCGGTCCAACAGAATGCGCAGATAAAGGGGCAACCAATATCGTGGATAGTGGTGTGATTAATACGGCACATTATCATATAGAGGTTTTACCAAGTGGTGGACATACGGCAGGGCATGTCAGCTATTTGGTGGATGGACATCTATTTTGCGGCGATGCGCTATTTTCAGGTGGTTGTGGACGCGTGTTTACAGGGGATTTTACTCAAATGTTTGAAACCATGCAGCGTTTTAATCAATTACCGAATGAAACCGTTGTTTGCCCTGCTCATGAATATACGCTGGGTAATTTAGCTTTTGCGGAAACCGTCTTGGCGGATAAAAGTGCGGTCAAAAATCAACGTGTTTTAGTGGAACGTTATCGAGCAGAGGGTAAACCGAGTTTGCCGACAACGATTGAATTAGAGAAACAAATTAATCCGTTTTTACAAGCAAAAAATTTAGACGAATTTACACAATGGCGTTTAGCTAAAGATAACTTTTAA
- a CDS encoding class I SAM-dependent methyltransferase, translating to MKIGLTLNWKAKWHKPLLSPESWQVLPQGEAYCNVLTDYFAQWTPKILGYQILKVGALSGEIAFDLPLRHQIVLAEKTAYFSTALLNESDSLIQASPLALPFIEKEMDACLLATTLNFAQDPHQILREAHRVLKDDGWIFITLFNPMSPLLFKPKLGDFKFRQYATWRVIDWLSLLNFDVIAEERLSIKQEKTTLCSPLTVIIAQKRTYPLTLNPEKARSKMPAFLEPAGAFKEIRTE from the coding sequence ATGAAAATAGGATTAACATTGAATTGGAAAGCCAAATGGCACAAACCACTTCTTTCACCTGAAAGTTGGCAAGTGTTACCGCAAGGTGAAGCCTATTGTAACGTATTAACCGATTATTTTGCCCAATGGACACCAAAAATTTTAGGCTATCAAATTCTGAAAGTCGGTGCCTTAAGTGGAGAAATCGCCTTTGATTTACCTTTACGTCATCAAATTGTATTAGCTGAAAAAACAGCGTATTTTTCTACCGCACTTTTAAATGAAAGTGACAGTTTGATCCAAGCCTCACCATTAGCCTTGCCTTTTATTGAAAAAGAAATGGATGCTTGTTTGTTGGCAACCACCTTAAACTTTGCGCAAGATCCTCACCAAATATTGCGTGAAGCACATCGCGTTTTAAAGGATGACGGCTGGATTTTCATCACGTTATTTAATCCGATGAGTCCATTACTTTTCAAACCGAAGTTAGGTGACTTCAAATTCCGACAATATGCTACTTGGCGAGTCATTGACTGGTTATCCTTATTAAATTTTGATGTGATTGCAGAAGAAAGACTATCTATAAAACAAGAAAAGACCACGCTCTGCTCTCCGCTCACGGTCATCATTGCTCAAAAACGAACCTATCCATTAACACTGAATCCGGAGAAAGCGCGGTCAAAAATGCCGGCGTTTTTAGAGCCGGCAGGTGCATTTAAAGAAATAAGAACAGAATGA
- a CDS encoding YegP family protein, protein MAQGFYELKVAKDGQFMFNLKAANGQVILTSELYKTKASAENGIASVQKNGVDAKNFEYRVAKNDKPYFVLKAANHQEIGRSQYYSSQAAAEKGVESVINNASSAVIKEVTE, encoded by the coding sequence ATGGCTCAAGGATTTTATGAATTAAAAGTGGCTAAAGACGGACAATTTATGTTCAACTTAAAAGCAGCAAATGGACAAGTTATTTTAACTAGCGAACTTTATAAAACCAAAGCATCAGCTGAAAACGGTATTGCATCAGTACAAAAAAATGGTGTGGATGCGAAAAACTTTGAATATCGCGTAGCAAAAAATGATAAACCTTATTTCGTATTAAAAGCAGCTAACCACCAAGAAATTGGCCGTAGCCAATATTATTCTTCTCAAGCTGCAGCAGAAAAAGGCGTTGAGTCAGTGATCAATAACGCATCTTCTGCAGTAATCAAAGAAGTCACAGAATAA
- the ycaO gene encoding 30S ribosomal protein S12 methylthiotransferase accessory factor YcaO: MTEQTFIPGKDAALEDSISKFQQKLTALGFNIEEASWLNPVPNVWSVHIRDKDCPQCFSNGKGASKKAALASALGEYFERLSTNYFFADFYLGQEIANGDFVHYPTEKWFPIEDDSLLPKGILDDYLWDYFDPNQELTPELLVDLQSGNYDRGIVAMPYVRQSDQQTVSIPQSIIANLYVSNGMSAGNTKNEARVQGLSEVFERYVKNRIIAEAISLPEIPKSVMDRYPSIQASIAKLEEEGFPIYAFDASLGGKYPVICVVLLNPNNGTCFASFGAHPNFQVALERTVTELLQGRSLKDLDVFSPPSFNNDDVAEHANLETHFIDSSGLISWDLFKNTPDYEFVDWDFSGSTQEEYENLMAIFNAEEKEVYIMDYNHLDVYACRIIVPGMSDIYPADDLIYANNNMGMDWREILLDLPHHHHDAETYEELLAELDEQDIDDATRVREFIGIVAPKASGWTTLRVGELKSMLYLALGELELALDWANWTMNMNSSVFTPERVNYYRALISIIELHLDNTRDPQQYRTVFERMYGKEAVQQAWAVVAEKGNPFYNLPASDETLENFKEHQALLGAYAKLQKAKRENWK; this comes from the coding sequence ATGACCGAACAAACATTTATTCCCGGCAAAGATGCCGCACTTGAAGACAGTATTTCAAAATTTCAACAAAAATTGACCGCACTTGGTTTCAATATTGAAGAAGCCTCTTGGCTTAATCCTGTGCCAAATGTATGGTCGGTACACATTCGTGATAAAGATTGCCCACAATGTTTTTCTAACGGCAAAGGCGCAAGCAAAAAAGCCGCATTAGCGTCTGCATTAGGTGAATATTTCGAGCGTCTTTCAACCAACTATTTCTTTGCTGATTTCTATTTAGGACAAGAAATTGCTAACGGTGATTTCGTTCATTACCCCACTGAAAAATGGTTTCCAATTGAAGACGATTCCCTTTTACCAAAAGGGATTTTAGACGATTATTTATGGGATTATTTCGATCCTAACCAAGAACTAACGCCTGAATTACTCGTGGATCTGCAATCCGGCAATTACGATCGTGGTATCGTCGCGATGCCTTATGTGCGCCAATCCGATCAACAAACCGTCTCTATTCCACAAAGTATCATTGCGAATTTATATGTTTCTAATGGGATGTCAGCTGGCAACACAAAAAATGAAGCACGTGTGCAAGGGCTTTCAGAAGTCTTTGAGCGCTATGTAAAAAATCGCATTATTGCAGAAGCCATCAGTCTTCCTGAAATTCCAAAATCCGTGATGGATCGTTATCCATCTATTCAAGCTTCTATTGCGAAATTAGAGGAGGAAGGCTTCCCAATTTATGCTTTCGATGCCTCATTAGGTGGCAAATATCCTGTCATTTGCGTGGTATTGCTTAACCCAAATAACGGCACGTGCTTTGCCTCTTTTGGTGCACATCCGAACTTCCAAGTGGCATTAGAGCGTACCGTAACGGAGCTTTTACAAGGTCGTAGCTTAAAAGATCTCGATGTATTCTCGCCTCCATCATTCAATAATGATGATGTGGCGGAACACGCTAACCTTGAAACACACTTCATTGATTCTAGCGGTTTAATTTCTTGGGATTTATTTAAAAATACGCCAGACTATGAATTTGTAGATTGGGATTTCTCAGGTTCAACGCAAGAAGAATATGAAAACTTAATGGCAATCTTTAATGCAGAGGAAAAAGAAGTCTATATCATGGATTACAACCATTTAGACGTTTACGCTTGCCGCATTATCGTACCAGGCATGTCTGATATCTACCCTGCTGATGATCTCATTTATGCTAATAACAATATGGGGATGGACTGGCGCGAGATTTTATTAGATCTACCACACCATCATCATGATGCTGAAACTTACGAAGAGTTATTAGCAGAATTAGATGAGCAAGATATTGACGATGCCACACGTGTTCGCGAATTTATCGGTATCGTTGCACCAAAAGCAAGCGGTTGGACCACATTACGTGTTGGTGAGCTCAAATCCATGCTTTACTTAGCATTAGGTGAATTAGAATTAGCCTTAGATTGGGCAAACTGGACGATGAATATGAATAGCTCTGTGTTTACACCAGAACGTGTGAATTACTATCGTGCCTTAATCAGTATCATTGAATTGCATTTAGACAACACTCGCGATCCACAACAATATCGCACTGTGTTTGAAAGAATGTATGGCAAAGAAGCTGTTCAACAAGCTTGGGCTGTGGTGGCAGAAAAGGGTAACCCCTTCTATAACTTGCCAGCCAGCGATGAAACGCTTGAAAACTTCAAAGAACACCAAGCTTTACTTGGTGCCTATGCGAAATTACAAAAAGCTAAACGAGAAAATTGGAAATAG
- the gyrA gene encoding DNA topoisomerase (ATP-hydrolyzing) subunit A, whose translation MTDSIHSSITPVNIEEELKSSYLDYAMSVIVGRALPDVRDGLKPVHRRVLFSMDQSGITAGKKYVKSARVVGDVIGKYHPHGDSAVYDTIVRMAQPFSLRYMLVDGQGNFGSIDGDAPAAMRYTEVRMQKITQALLTDLDKETVNFSPNYDGELMIPDVLPTRIPALLANGSSGIAVGMATNIPPHNLNEVLDGCLAYIDNENITIDELMQYIPGPDFPTAALINGRKGIEEAYRTGRGKVYVRARASVETTDKGKEQIIVTELPYQVNKAKLVEKIAELIKDKKIEGISNIIDLSNKEGIRIEIDIKRDAVGEVVLNHLYALTQMQVTFGINMVALDHGQPRLFNLKQIIEAFVMHRREVVIRRSLFELRKARERTHILEGLAVATSNIDEIIDIIRQSKERKEAAEKLISRPWKLNNEILGLLDAAARPAELAAEFGIKGSDYYLSPEQVDAILELRLHRLTGLATEEVINEYKELLVKIAELLHIINSPERLMEVIREELEQVRAQFADERRTEITAASGDIDLEDLIAQEDVVVTLSHEGYVKYQPLTDYEAQRRGGKGKSATKMKDEDFIEKLLVANTHDTILCFSSRGRLYWLKVYQLPQASRGARGRPIVNILPLQENERITAILPISAYEEDKFVIMATAGGIVKKIALTEFSRPRSSGIIALNLRDEDELIGVDITDGSNEIMLFSSQGRVVRFAESAVRAMGRLATGVRGIKLALTNDIADDESAVEIEEVSDDNAEETLDLNIDKVVSLVVPKNDGAILTATQNGYGKRTQLSEYPTKSRNTKGVISIKVSERNGKVVAATQVEETDQIMLITDAGTLVRTRVSEVSIVGRNTQGVRLIRTAEDEHVVSLERVCDVDDEDEGTEDVTSEE comes from the coding sequence ATGACGGATTCAATCCATTCCTCTATTACCCCAGTCAATATTGAAGAAGAACTAAAATCTTCTTACCTTGACTACGCCATGTCGGTGATTGTTGGGCGTGCTTTGCCTGATGTGCGTGACGGTTTAAAACCGGTGCATCGACGTGTGCTTTTCTCCATGGATCAATCTGGCATCACTGCCGGCAAAAAATACGTAAAATCTGCCCGTGTGGTAGGTGATGTAATCGGTAAATATCACCCGCACGGTGATTCTGCAGTGTACGACACCATTGTGCGTATGGCACAGCCGTTCTCATTGCGCTACATGTTGGTAGATGGGCAAGGTAACTTCGGTTCAATCGACGGTGATGCGCCAGCGGCAATGCGTTATACCGAAGTCCGTATGCAAAAAATCACCCAAGCGTTATTAACTGACTTGGATAAAGAAACCGTAAATTTCTCGCCAAACTATGATGGCGAATTAATGATTCCGGATGTATTACCAACTCGTATTCCTGCACTTTTAGCAAACGGTTCTTCCGGTATTGCGGTGGGGATGGCAACCAACATTCCACCACACAACTTAAATGAAGTTTTAGATGGATGCTTGGCTTATATTGATAACGAAAACATCACCATTGATGAGTTAATGCAATATATCCCGGGCCCAGACTTCCCAACAGCGGCATTAATTAATGGCCGTAAAGGGATTGAAGAAGCTTATCGCACTGGTCGCGGCAAAGTGTATGTTCGCGCTCGCGCTAGCGTAGAAACCACAGATAAAGGCAAAGAGCAAATTATTGTGACCGAATTGCCTTATCAAGTGAACAAAGCCAAATTAGTGGAAAAAATTGCTGAGCTTATCAAAGATAAAAAAATCGAAGGCATCAGCAATATTATCGACCTTTCGAACAAAGAAGGGATTCGCATTGAAATTGACATCAAACGTGATGCCGTAGGCGAAGTAGTATTAAATCACCTCTATGCGCTTACCCAAATGCAGGTAACCTTCGGGATTAACATGGTGGCCTTGGATCACGGTCAACCACGTTTATTCAACTTAAAACAAATCATTGAAGCCTTTGTGATGCACCGTCGCGAAGTGGTGATTCGCCGTTCTTTATTTGAATTGCGTAAAGCCCGCGAGCGTACCCATATTTTAGAAGGTTTAGCGGTTGCAACATCAAATATCGATGAAATCATCGATATCATCCGTCAATCGAAAGAGCGTAAAGAAGCGGCAGAAAAATTAATCTCTCGCCCTTGGAAATTGAATAACGAAATTTTAGGTTTACTTGATGCAGCGGCACGTCCAGCTGAGTTAGCGGCTGAATTTGGTATTAAAGGTTCGGATTACTATCTTTCTCCAGAACAAGTTGATGCAATCTTAGAACTTCGCTTGCATCGTTTAACCGGTCTTGCTACCGAAGAAGTAATCAATGAATACAAAGAGTTATTGGTTAAAATTGCAGAACTTCTCCACATCATCAACAGCCCTGAGCGTTTGATGGAAGTGATTCGTGAAGAGCTTGAACAAGTACGCGCACAATTCGCGGATGAACGTCGTACCGAAATTACTGCGGCTTCTGGTGATATTGATTTAGAAGATTTAATTGCTCAAGAAGATGTGGTAGTGACCCTTTCTCACGAAGGTTATGTGAAATATCAACCGCTTACCGACTACGAAGCACAACGTCGTGGTGGTAAAGGTAAATCCGCAACGAAGATGAAAGATGAAGACTTCATTGAAAAACTCTTAGTAGCGAATACTCACGATACGATTCTCTGTTTCTCTAGCCGCGGTCGCTTATATTGGTTGAAAGTCTATCAATTACCACAAGCAAGCCGTGGTGCGCGTGGTCGTCCGATTGTGAATATTCTACCGTTGCAAGAAAACGAGCGTATCACCGCAATCTTGCCAATCTCTGCTTATGAAGAAGATAAATTCGTCATCATGGCAACGGCTGGTGGTATTGTGAAGAAAATTGCGCTAACCGAATTCAGCCGTCCACGTTCAAGCGGTATCATCGCCTTGAACTTACGTGATGAAGATGAATTAATCGGCGTGGATATCACCGATGGTTCTAACGAAATCATGTTGTTCTCTTCGCAAGGTCGCGTAGTACGTTTCGCTGAAAGTGCAGTGCGTGCAATGGGTCGTTTAGCAACAGGTGTACGCGGTATTAAACTCGCCCTAACCAACGACATCGCTGACGATGAAAGTGCGGTCGAAATTGAAGAGGTTTCCGATGATAATGCAGAAGAAACCCTCGATCTCAATATCGATAAAGTGGTTTCCTTAGTTGTGCCGAAAAATGACGGCGCAATCCTTACGGCGACGCAAAACGGTTACGGTAAACGCACACAATTAAGCGAATACCCAACCAAATCCCGTAATACCAAAGGGGTGATTTCGATTAAAGTGAGCGAACGTAACGGTAAAGTCGTTGCGGCGACACAAGTGGAAGAAACCGACCAAATTATGCTTATCACTGATGCGGGTACCTTAGTGCGTACTCGTGTAAGTGAAGTGAGCATCGTTGGCCGTAACACCCAAGGGGTTCGTTTAATTCGTACCGCAGAAGATGAGCACGTAGTCAGTCTTGAACGTGTTTGTGATGTGGATGATGAAGACGAAGGCACTGAAGATGTGACTTCTGAAGAATAA
- a CDS encoding TorD/DmsD family molecular chaperone, protein MSETQMNNFSLISRLFGNLFYRSPTDPILSGVFDWLQQQGLSQVWALSTDKESEAAIDNLQMKIDLTLLDQEYQKLFGPNGNVPTAISSYDIDVQRFVDFRNTRNVPEAENVDHFALLLLTASWLEDNTESLSAQQDLFGDFLLPCAAKFLTQVETYATLPFYRSLAYLTREILAAMADELEEGE, encoded by the coding sequence ATGTCAGAAACTCAAATGAATAATTTCTCTTTAATTAGTCGCTTATTCGGCAATTTATTTTACCGTAGTCCCACAGATCCAATTTTAAGTGGGGTATTTGATTGGCTGCAACAACAAGGTTTAAGTCAAGTGTGGGCGCTTTCTACGGATAAAGAAAGCGAAGCAGCCATTGATAATTTACAAATGAAAATTGATTTAACGTTGCTTGATCAAGAATATCAAAAATTGTTTGGTCCAAATGGTAATGTGCCGACAGCTATCTCAAGCTACGATATAGATGTGCAACGTTTTGTGGATTTTCGTAATACCCGTAATGTACCGGAAGCAGAAAACGTGGATCATTTCGCTTTGCTATTGCTTACAGCTTCTTGGTTAGAAGACAACACGGAATCGCTATCTGCTCAACAAGATTTATTCGGTGATTTCTTATTACCTTGTGCAGCGAAATTCTTAACCCAAGTGGAAACTTATGCCACACTTCCTTTCTATCGTTCATTGGCGTATTTAACCCGTGAAATCTTGGCTGCAATGGCTGATGAATTAGAAGAAGGCGAGTAG
- a CDS encoding NAD(P)H-dependent oxidoreductase — translation MNHLIIFAHPNSQKSFGRAIVDRIVKASQQLGVETHLRDLYTMEFNPIISFEELQSANKGIIPAEIQQEHDFIRQADLMTMVYPLWWMGFPAMLKGYLDRVLSHGFAYKTENGESKGLLQDKAMQQFITIGSSVAKYQEYGVDKSLNHCLINGLFNYCGIENVDYTLFGDIHIIDNAARQAMLDEVAEKTTAKLTALLAQS, via the coding sequence ATGAATCATTTGATTATTTTTGCGCATCCCAATAGCCAAAAAAGTTTTGGTCGAGCCATTGTGGATCGCATTGTAAAAGCAAGCCAACAGCTTGGTGTTGAAACCCATTTGCGTGATCTGTACACGATGGAATTTAACCCGATTATTTCCTTTGAAGAATTACAATCGGCCAATAAGGGGATTATCCCAGCGGAAATTCAGCAGGAACATGATTTTATCCGTCAAGCAGATTTGATGACGATGGTTTATCCTTTATGGTGGATGGGGTTTCCCGCCATGTTGAAAGGCTATTTGGATCGTGTATTAAGCCATGGTTTTGCTTATAAAACAGAGAATGGTGAATCCAAAGGTCTGCTTCAAGATAAAGCGATGCAACAATTTATCACCATAGGGAGTAGCGTAGCAAAATATCAAGAGTACGGTGTGGATAAATCCCTCAATCATTGTTTGATCAATGGTTTGTTTAATTATTGCGGTATCGAGAATGTGGATTACACTTTGTTCGGTGATATTCATATTATCGATAATGCTGCTCGCCAAGCAATGCTTGACGAAGTCGCCGAAAAAACAACGGCAAAATTGACCGCACTTTTAGCTCAATCTTGA
- a CDS encoding NfeD family protein gives MADWLTTWSVWHWLVLGFVLLIAETLVPGVFLLWWGLAAIVAAGVMALVPSLSLTALAVFYAILAIILSLLWWKYQHSKDNQDQSRTTLNQRDHTLLGKKGTVLEIGSNGIGRGAFGDTTWRIQGEHLTVNDLVVVERVDGITLLVKKVTE, from the coding sequence ATGGCAGATTGGTTAACAACTTGGTCGGTATGGCATTGGTTAGTATTAGGTTTTGTATTATTAATCGCTGAAACTCTCGTACCTGGCGTGTTTTTATTATGGTGGGGCTTGGCTGCGATTGTGGCAGCAGGCGTAATGGCATTGGTGCCGAGTTTATCCTTAACCGCGTTAGCCGTTTTTTATGCGATTTTAGCGATTATTCTCTCGTTGCTTTGGTGGAAATACCAGCATAGCAAAGATAATCAGGATCAATCACGTACAACCTTAAATCAACGGGATCATACACTATTAGGTAAAAAAGGCACGGTGTTAGAAATTGGTTCTAACGGTATTGGTCGCGGTGCCTTTGGCGACACCACATGGCGCATTCAAGGCGAGCATTTAACGGTGAATGATCTTGTGGTGGTTGAACGCGTTGATGGCATTACATTGTTAGTTAAAAAGGTAACAGAATGA